In the genome of Raphanus sativus cultivar WK10039 unplaced genomic scaffold, ASM80110v3 Scaffold1494, whole genome shotgun sequence, one region contains:
- the LOC130504321 gene encoding MLP-like protein 31 → MAQSSLLGELEVEVEIKSPAAKFYHMYAGRPHHVAKATPRNVQACDLHDGEWGEVGSIIFWNYVHDGQAKVAKERIEAVEPEKKLVKFRVLEGDLMEEFKSFLITIQVTPKQGGNESIVKWHFEYEKIDENVSHPETLLPFFAEMIKDIDEHLLSEA, encoded by the exons ATGGCACAGTCTTCTCTACTAGGAGAACTCGAGGTTGAAGTTGAGATCAAATCTCCGGCGGCGAAGTTCTACCACATGTACGCCGGAAGACCACATCATGTGGCCAAAGCCACTCCACGCAATGTGCAGGCATGTGATCTGCACGACGGAGAGTGGGGCGAAGTTGGCAGTATTATCTTTTGGAACTACGTTCATG ATGGACAAGCCAAGGTGGCAAAGGAGAGGATCGAAGCGGTGGAACCAGAGAAGAAACTGGTGAAGTTTAGGGTTTTAGAGGGAGATCTGATGGAAGAGTTCAAGAGCTTTTTGATTACGATCCAAGTTACCCCTAAGCAAGGAGGAAACGAAAGTATTGTGAAGTGGCACTTCGAGTATGAGAAGATTGATGAGAACGTGTCTCACCCTGAGACTTTGCTCCCTTTCTTTGCGGAGATGATCAAAGATATCGACGAACACCTCTTGTCCGAGGCATAG